The Tardiphaga alba genome includes a window with the following:
- a CDS encoding replication-associated recombination protein A, which yields MSVKQPSANLFAAAGMEQDAPRPLPERLRPRVLADVVGQDHILGPDGALTRMLETRTLGSLIFWGPPGTGKTTVARLLADATDLQFEQISAVFSGVADLKKVFDAARARRQMGRGTLLFVDEVHRFNKAQQDSFLPVMEDGTVVLVGATTENPSFELNAALLSRARVLVFQSHDAEAIEKLFANAEKVEGRPLPLDAEARAVLVRMADGDGRAALTLAEEVWRAARTDEVFNATQLQDILQRRAPIYDKSADGHYNLISALHKSVRGSDPDAALYYLCRMLDAGEDPLFLARRVVRMAVEDIGLADPQALVICNAAKDAFDFLGHPEGELAIAQAVIYIATAPKSNAAYMAYKSAMRTAKEGGSLLPPKHILNSPTKLMKSEGYGEGYQYDHDTPDAFSGQDYFPEALGRQTFYDPPERGFEREIRKRLDYWAKLRAAKST from the coding sequence ATGAGCGTCAAGCAACCATCGGCCAACCTCTTCGCTGCAGCCGGGATGGAGCAGGACGCGCCGCGTCCGCTGCCGGAGCGGCTGCGGCCGCGTGTGCTGGCCGATGTCGTCGGGCAGGATCACATCCTCGGTCCCGATGGCGCGCTGACGCGCATGCTGGAAACCCGTACGCTCGGTTCGCTCATTTTTTGGGGACCGCCCGGCACCGGCAAGACGACCGTTGCGCGTTTGCTTGCCGATGCCACCGACCTGCAGTTTGAGCAGATCTCCGCCGTGTTCTCCGGCGTTGCCGATCTGAAGAAGGTCTTTGACGCCGCACGTGCGCGCCGGCAGATGGGCCGTGGCACGCTGCTGTTCGTCGACGAGGTGCATCGCTTCAACAAGGCGCAGCAGGACTCGTTCTTGCCGGTGATGGAAGACGGCACCGTGGTGCTCGTTGGTGCCACGACGGAAAATCCTTCCTTTGAACTCAACGCGGCGCTTCTGTCGCGCGCGCGTGTGCTGGTGTTCCAGTCGCATGACGCGGAGGCGATCGAAAAACTGTTTGCCAATGCCGAAAAGGTCGAAGGCCGCCCACTGCCGCTCGATGCCGAGGCGCGCGCTGTGCTCGTGCGCATGGCCGACGGCGATGGCCGCGCGGCGCTGACACTGGCTGAGGAAGTCTGGCGCGCAGCGCGCACGGATGAGGTCTTCAACGCGACGCAGTTGCAGGACATCCTGCAGCGTCGCGCACCGATCTATGACAAGTCGGCGGACGGTCACTACAATCTGATCTCGGCCCTGCATAAGTCGGTGCGCGGCAGCGATCCTGATGCTGCGCTTTATTACCTGTGCCGCATGCTGGATGCCGGCGAGGATCCGCTGTTCCTTGCACGCCGCGTGGTGCGGATGGCGGTCGAGGATATCGGGCTCGCCGATCCGCAGGCGCTCGTCATCTGCAATGCCGCCAAGGATGCCTTTGATTTTCTCGGCCACCCGGAAGGCGAACTCGCCATCGCGCAGGCGGTGATCTACATCGCGACCGCGCCGAAATCGAATGCAGCCTATATGGCCTACAAATCTGCAATGCGGACGGCGAAGGAAGGCGGCTCGCTGCTGCCGCCGAAGCACATCCTGAATTCGCCGACCAAGCTGATGAAGTCGGAAGGCTACGGCGAGGGATATCAATACGACCACGACACGCCGGACGCCTTCTCTGGCCAAGACTATTTCCCGGAAGCCCTCGGGCGCCAGACCTTCTATGATCCGCCCGAGCGCGGTTTTGAGCGCGAGATTCGCAAGCGGCTGGACTATTGGGCGAAGCTGCGCGCCGCCAAAAGCACATAA
- a CDS encoding DegQ family serine endoprotease — protein sequence MIPFFRRAATVSALCAIVLSQSVLSLSPASAQNRQVPTSPTELKLSYAPIVQRVQPAVVNVYAAKTVQNRNPLLDDPVFRRFFGGQGMQPEQMQRSLGSGVMVDAAGLVVTNNHVIEGADQVKISLSDKREFEAEIVLKDSRTDLAVLRIKDAKEKFTTLDFANSDDLLVGDVVLAIGNPFGVGQTVTHGIISALARTQVGITDYQFFIQTDAAINPGNSGGALVDMHGKLVGVNTAIFSRSGGSQGIGFAIPANMVRVVVASAKSGGKAVKRPWLGARLQNVTPEIAETLGLKTPSGALVVNVTPNSPAAKSGLKVSDLVTAIDGQAIDDPNAFEYRFATRPLGGTTQLDAQRGGKPVKLTVALEAAPDTGRDEIVLKGRSPFQGAKVANISPALADEMRLDSSVEGVVITDFSETATAAGVGFQKGDLILAVNGVKIGKTSDLEKITGEGARLWRIVVVRGGQQINVTLGG from the coding sequence ATGATTCCATTTTTTCGCCGTGCTGCGACTGTTTCGGCTTTGTGCGCCATTGTCCTGTCCCAGAGCGTCCTGTCCCTGAGCCCGGCCTCGGCCCAGAATCGGCAGGTCCCGACATCGCCTACCGAGCTGAAGCTGTCTTACGCGCCGATCGTGCAGCGGGTGCAGCCGGCAGTGGTGAATGTCTATGCGGCGAAGACGGTGCAGAACCGCAATCCGTTGCTCGATGATCCCGTCTTCCGCCGTTTCTTCGGCGGGCAGGGCATGCAGCCGGAGCAGATGCAGCGCTCGCTCGGCTCGGGCGTGATGGTGGATGCGGCGGGCCTCGTGGTCACCAACAATCACGTCATCGAGGGCGCCGACCAGGTTAAGATTTCGCTCTCCGACAAGCGCGAATTCGAGGCGGAAATCGTGCTCAAGGATAGCCGCACCGATCTCGCGGTGCTGCGCATCAAGGATGCCAAGGAAAAGTTCACGACGCTCGACTTTGCGAATTCCGATGATCTTCTCGTCGGCGACGTGGTGCTCGCCATCGGCAATCCGTTCGGTGTTGGACAGACGGTGACCCACGGCATCATCTCGGCGCTGGCGCGGACGCAGGTCGGCATCACCGACTATCAGTTCTTCATCCAGACCGATGCCGCGATCAATCCCGGCAATTCGGGCGGCGCGTTGGTGGACATGCACGGCAAGCTGGTTGGCGTGAACACCGCAATCTTCTCGCGCTCCGGCGGCTCGCAGGGCATCGGCTTTGCCATTCCGGCGAACATGGTTCGCGTCGTCGTTGCCTCGGCCAAATCAGGCGGCAAGGCAGTGAAGCGCCCATGGCTTGGCGCGCGGCTGCAGAACGTTACGCCGGAGATCGCCGAGACGCTCGGCCTGAAGACGCCGTCGGGCGCGCTGGTCGTCAATGTGACGCCGAACAGCCCGGCAGCGAAGTCGGGGCTCAAGGTCTCCGATCTCGTTACCGCCATCGATGGCCAGGCCATCGATGATCCCAACGCCTTCGAGTATCGCTTTGCTACCCGTCCGCTGGGCGGCACCACGCAGCTCGATGCGCAGCGTGGCGGCAAGCCGGTGAAACTCACCGTCGCGCTGGAAGCCGCACCGGATACGGGCCGCGATGAAATCGTGCTGAAGGGGCGCTCGCCGTTCCAGGGCGCCAAGGTCGCAAACATCTCGCCGGCGCTCGCCGACGAGATGCGGCTGGATTCCAGTGTCGAGGGCGTCGTCATCACCGACTTTAGCGAGACGGCAACTGCGGCCGGTGTCGGCTTCCAGAAGGGTGACCTCATCCTCGCGGTCAATGGCGTGAAGATCGGCAAGACCAGCGATCTCGAAAAGATCACGGGCGAAGGCGCACGGCTGTGGCGCATCGTCGTCGTCCGCGGCGGCCAGCAGATCAACGTCACGCTGGGCGGATGA
- a CDS encoding zinc-binding alcohol dehydrogenase family protein gives MKAVGYTKSLPITDEKALFDFEADKPEPRGRDIRVTVKAISVNPVDFKVRKRAEPKAGETKILGYDAAGVVDAVGPDVAMFKPGDEVFYAGSILRQGTNAEFHLVDERIVGRKPASLGFTEAAALPLTAITAWELLFDRLGVAPGKSLDQRTLLIIGGAGGVGSILIQLARRLTGLTVVATASRPETVKWCQDLGAHAVVDHSKPMKEQIEALKLPPVALVASLTGTEQHYKALADIIAPQGKFGLIDDPAEFSMAAFKGKAVSVHWESMFTRSSFQTPDMIAQHHLLNDVADLIDKGVLRTTLDKTFGTINAANLKRAHTLLESGKSHGKIVLEGW, from the coding sequence ATGAAGGCCGTCGGCTACACCAAATCCCTCCCCATCACCGATGAAAAGGCCCTGTTCGACTTCGAGGCCGACAAGCCCGAACCCAGAGGTCGCGACATCCGCGTGACCGTGAAGGCGATCTCGGTCAATCCGGTGGATTTCAAGGTCCGCAAGCGGGCGGAGCCGAAGGCCGGCGAGACCAAGATCCTGGGCTATGACGCCGCTGGCGTGGTCGATGCCGTCGGCCCCGACGTCGCCATGTTCAAGCCCGGCGACGAGGTGTTCTACGCCGGCTCGATCCTGCGCCAGGGCACCAATGCGGAATTCCACCTGGTCGATGAGCGCATCGTCGGCCGCAAGCCGGCTTCGCTCGGCTTCACGGAAGCGGCCGCCCTGCCCCTCACTGCCATCACGGCCTGGGAGCTGCTGTTCGACCGCCTGGGCGTTGCCCCGGGCAAGAGCCTCGATCAGCGTACGCTGCTCATCATCGGTGGCGCCGGTGGCGTCGGCTCGATCCTGATCCAGCTCGCCCGCCGCCTCACAGGCCTCACGGTGGTCGCGACCGCGTCGCGGCCCGAGACCGTGAAGTGGTGTCAGGATCTTGGCGCTCATGCGGTGGTGGATCATTCGAAGCCGATGAAAGAGCAGATCGAAGCATTGAAGCTGCCGCCGGTCGCGCTGGTCGCCAGCCTCACCGGCACCGAGCAGCATTACAAGGCGCTCGCCGATATCATCGCGCCGCAGGGCAAATTCGGCCTGATCGATGATCCCGCCGAATTCAGCATGGCCGCCTTCAAGGGCAAGGCCGTCTCGGTGCATTGGGAATCGATGTTCACGCGCTCGTCATTCCAGACGCCCGACATGATCGCGCAACATCATCTTCTCAACGATGTCGCCGACCTCATCGACAAGGGCGTGCTGCGTACGACACTCGACAAAACCTTCGGCACCATCAATGCCGCGAATCTCAAGCGCGCCCACACGCTGCTTGAATCCGGCAAGTCGCACGGCAAGATCGTGCTTGAAGGCTGGTAA
- a CDS encoding OprO/OprP family phosphate-selective porin, producing the protein MSFTTHKFLSTVAVLGALAVSSQAHAQATQDDVAALKAQLRALEKKLDSVQKQANTTQKQQAAAQANWANANAAMHKKAVPFVDARLTMPGNRPTFCTGDGMNCVAITGRIHFDAGAYSFSPKSGDTRPTSVNDGINARRARLGLIGTYNKDWEYGLIIDAGGTTDGDAVLNNAYVAYKGVKGLVIQGGYINVPYTLDESISSNNTLFMERSASQVLATSMAAGDFRSAFGGHVFDKHYWVGAYVTGPTTGAGVNHSIPQPLGATLRAVAVPVNNDISTVLVGFDALYLAETGATVSNNVTINNQLTMSDRIEARIDPATNALLNTSRMINVNSAHVLSGEGAVRYGSFLATGEYFNYSVQRSGGFGDLNFEGGYGQAAYVLTGESRKYSSSAGAFGGVAPARPVNFSTGDLGAWELAVRYSYANLNDLDIRGGELKSTTVGLNWYVNNNMRFMFNWIHGTVDKFNTAGTNTGADYDVFAMRTQVAW; encoded by the coding sequence ATGTCTTTCACGACACACAAATTCTTGAGCACGGTCGCCGTGCTCGGCGCGCTGGCCGTATCGAGCCAGGCGCATGCACAAGCCACACAAGACGACGTCGCAGCTCTGAAGGCGCAGCTCCGCGCGCTGGAAAAGAAGCTCGACAGCGTTCAGAAGCAGGCCAACACCACGCAGAAGCAGCAGGCTGCCGCGCAGGCCAATTGGGCCAACGCCAACGCCGCCATGCACAAGAAGGCCGTGCCGTTCGTTGACGCACGCCTCACCATGCCCGGCAACCGTCCGACCTTCTGCACCGGCGACGGCATGAACTGCGTCGCCATCACCGGCCGCATTCACTTCGACGCCGGCGCCTATTCGTTCTCGCCGAAGTCCGGCGATACCCGTCCCACAAGCGTCAATGATGGCATCAATGCCCGTCGCGCCCGCCTCGGCCTGATCGGCACCTACAACAAGGATTGGGAATACGGCCTCATCATCGACGCCGGCGGCACCACCGACGGCGATGCCGTGCTCAACAACGCCTATGTCGCCTATAAGGGCGTCAAGGGCCTCGTGATCCAGGGCGGCTACATCAATGTGCCCTATACGCTCGATGAATCGATCAGCTCGAACAACACGCTGTTCATGGAGCGCTCGGCTTCGCAGGTGCTCGCCACCAGCATGGCCGCCGGTGACTTCCGCTCCGCCTTCGGTGGCCACGTGTTCGACAAGCATTACTGGGTCGGCGCCTATGTCACCGGTCCGACTACTGGCGCTGGTGTCAATCACTCGATCCCGCAGCCGCTCGGCGCCACCCTCCGCGCCGTCGCAGTTCCCGTGAACAACGACATCTCCACCGTTCTCGTTGGCTTTGACGCTCTTTATCTTGCTGAGACCGGCGCGACCGTCTCGAACAACGTCACGATCAACAACCAGCTGACGATGTCTGATCGTATCGAAGCTCGCATCGATCCCGCGACCAATGCACTGCTCAACACCAGCCGCATGATCAACGTCAACAGCGCGCATGTTCTGAGCGGTGAAGGCGCTGTTCGTTACGGCAGCTTCCTGGCGACGGGTGAATACTTCAACTACAGCGTCCAGCGCAGCGGCGGGTTCGGCGACCTCAACTTCGAAGGTGGCTATGGTCAGGCAGCCTACGTTCTCACCGGCGAATCCCGCAAATACAGCTCGTCGGCTGGCGCCTTCGGCGGTGTTGCTCCGGCCCGTCCGGTCAACTTCTCGACCGGCGATCTCGGCGCATGGGAACTGGCGGTTCGCTACAGCTACGCCAACCTCAACGATCTCGACATCCGCGGTGGCGAACTGAAGAGCACGACGGTCGGCCTCAACTGGTACGTCAACAACAACATGCGCTTCATGTTCAACTGGATCCACGGCACCGTGGACAAGTTCAACACGGCTGGCACCAACACCGGCGCCGATTACGACGTGTTCGCGATGCGCACCCAGGTTGCCTGGTAA
- a CDS encoding c-type cytochrome encodes MLLALGTTAATAETLVERGAYLADVMTCHNCHTPRGPNGFDVSRLLSGGSQQFDEPAFKVSGANLTPDKETGLGHWTDAELRTFLVTGTKPDGVNAAPIMPTAFYSVLTARDLDALVAYLRSVPAVRREMPPPEYRAKLEREKPPYVGTQMKDAEMADPLRRGRYLVAIAHCLECHTPRGSGGHDYANAAGKGGKLFKGPWGQVVSANITSNPTEGLGQWSDDEIRRAMTEGVSRDGRRLKPPMGYASYAKMTRQDQDAIVAFVRTLPPR; translated from the coding sequence GTGCTGCTGGCGCTCGGGACGACGGCTGCGACGGCCGAGACACTGGTCGAGCGTGGCGCTTATCTCGCCGACGTCATGACCTGCCATAACTGTCACACACCGCGTGGGCCGAACGGGTTCGATGTCTCGCGCCTGCTGTCGGGCGGATCGCAGCAATTCGATGAGCCGGCATTCAAGGTCTCTGGTGCGAATCTCACGCCTGACAAGGAGACTGGCCTCGGCCACTGGACCGATGCCGAGCTCAGGACATTCCTCGTCACCGGGACGAAGCCTGACGGCGTGAATGCAGCGCCGATCATGCCGACGGCGTTCTATTCGGTTCTGACGGCGCGTGATCTGGATGCGCTCGTTGCCTATCTGAGATCTGTCCCGGCGGTGCGCAGGGAGATGCCGCCGCCAGAATACCGTGCGAAATTAGAACGGGAGAAGCCGCCTTACGTTGGGACGCAGATGAAGGATGCGGAGATGGCGGACCCGCTCAGGCGCGGACGGTATCTCGTGGCCATCGCACATTGCCTGGAGTGTCACACGCCGCGCGGCTCAGGCGGGCACGACTACGCGAATGCAGCGGGTAAGGGCGGTAAATTGTTCAAAGGGCCGTGGGGGCAGGTCGTCTCCGCCAACATCACATCGAACCCGACGGAAGGCCTTGGCCAGTGGAGCGACGATGAAATCCGGCGTGCCATGACCGAGGGCGTCTCGCGCGACGGACGCAGGCTCAAGCCGCCGATGGGTTACGCGTCCTATGCGAAGATGACGCGGCAGGATCAGGATGCCATCGTGGCATTCGTGCGGACATTGCCGCCGCGCTAG
- a CDS encoding SDR family NAD(P)-dependent oxidoreductase, giving the protein MKIDLTGKTALVTGSTAGIGLAIAKGLAGTGAEVIVNGRNQAKVDAAIAAIGKAIPGAKVTGVAADVSTADGCKALVAALPDVDILINNAGIFEPKGFFDIPDEDWTRFFDVNVMSGVRLSRAYMQGMLKRNWGRIVFISSESGLNIPSEMIHYGMSKTAQLAISRGLAELTKGTAVTVNSVLPGPTMSEGVETFVKDLAKQNGQSLDEAASNFVKQHRSTSLIQRFASVDEIANMVVFVSSKEASVTNGAALRAEGGIVQTIA; this is encoded by the coding sequence ATGAAGATCGATCTGACTGGCAAGACTGCACTCGTCACGGGCTCCACTGCCGGCATCGGCCTCGCGATCGCCAAAGGTCTTGCGGGCACCGGCGCCGAGGTCATCGTCAACGGCCGCAACCAGGCGAAGGTGGATGCCGCCATCGCTGCGATCGGCAAGGCGATCCCGGGCGCCAAGGTGACAGGCGTCGCGGCGGACGTCTCGACGGCAGATGGCTGCAAGGCATTGGTCGCTGCACTGCCGGATGTCGATATCCTGATCAACAATGCCGGCATCTTCGAGCCTAAGGGCTTTTTCGATATTCCGGATGAAGACTGGACGCGTTTTTTTGACGTCAATGTCATGTCCGGCGTCCGGCTGTCGCGCGCTTACATGCAGGGCATGTTGAAGCGCAACTGGGGCCGCATCGTCTTCATCTCGTCGGAGTCGGGCCTCAACATTCCGAGCGAGATGATCCATTACGGCATGTCGAAGACCGCGCAGCTCGCGATCTCACGCGGCCTCGCCGAACTCACAAAGGGCACCGCCGTGACCGTCAACTCGGTGCTGCCGGGGCCGACCATGTCGGAAGGCGTCGAGACCTTTGTGAAGGATCTGGCCAAGCAGAATGGCCAGTCGCTGGATGAGGCTGCATCAAACTTCGTCAAACAGCACCGCTCAACGTCGCTGATCCAGCGCTTCGCCAGCGTCGATGAGATCGCAAACATGGTGGTGTTCGTTTCGTCGAAAGAAGCGTCGGTCACGAACGGCGCCGCGCTCCGTGCAGAAGGCGGAATCGTGCAGACGATCGCCTGA
- the rplQ gene encoding 50S ribosomal protein L17 encodes MRHGKVHRKLNRTAEHRKAMFANMCASLIKHEQIVTTLPKAKELRPIVEKLVTLGKKGGLDKRRQAISEMKDLDQVRKLFDVLAKRYADRQGGYTRIIKAGFRYGDNAPMAVIEFVDRDEDAKGKDSGPVQGAEADAA; translated from the coding sequence ATGCGTCACGGCAAGGTTCATCGCAAACTCAACCGCACCGCCGAGCACCGCAAGGCGATGTTCGCCAATATGTGCGCGTCGCTGATCAAGCACGAGCAGATCGTCACCACGCTGCCGAAGGCCAAGGAGCTCCGCCCGATCGTCGAGAAGCTCGTCACCCTCGGCAAGAAGGGTGGCCTCGACAAGCGCCGCCAGGCCATCAGCGAGATGAAGGACCTGGATCAGGTTCGCAAGCTGTTCGACGTGCTGGCCAAGCGCTATGCTGATCGTCAGGGCGGCTACACCCGCATCATCAAAGCCGGCTTCCGCTACGGCGACAACGCTCCGATGGCCGTGATCGAATTCGTCGATCGCGACGAAGACGCCAAGGGCAAGGATTCGGGCCCGGTGCAGGGCGCTGAAGCCGACGCGGCATAA
- a CDS encoding DNA-directed RNA polymerase subunit alpha, with translation MGDTVTIQKNWQELIRPNKLQVTPGSDPSRFATLVAEPLERGFGQTLGNALRRILLSSLQGAAVQAVHIDGVLHEFSSIAGVREDVTDIVLNVKDIAIKMQGEGPKRMVVKKQGPGAVTAGDIQTVGDVVVLNPDLQLCTLDDGAEIRMEFTVSGGKGYVAAEHNRPEDAPIGLIPVDSLYSPVRKVSYKVENTREGQILDYDKLTMTIETNGALTPEDAVAYSARILQDQLNVFVNFEEPRKEVAQEVIPDLAFNPAFLKKVDELELSVRSANCLKNDNIVYIGDLVQKSEAEMLRTPNFGRKSLNEIKEVLAQMGLHLGMEVPGWPPENIDELAKRFEDHY, from the coding sequence ATGGGTGACACAGTGACGATCCAGAAAAATTGGCAAGAGCTTATCCGCCCCAACAAGCTGCAGGTAACCCCTGGCAGCGATCCCTCGCGTTTCGCGACCCTCGTCGCTGAGCCGCTCGAGCGTGGTTTCGGTCAGACCCTCGGCAACGCGCTGCGCCGTATCCTTTTGTCGTCGCTGCAGGGCGCTGCCGTTCAGGCCGTCCACATCGATGGCGTTCTGCACGAGTTCTCCTCGATCGCCGGCGTGCGTGAAGACGTCACCGACATCGTGCTGAACGTGAAGGACATCGCGATCAAGATGCAGGGCGAAGGCCCGAAGCGCATGGTCGTGAAGAAGCAGGGCCCGGGCGCCGTCACCGCTGGTGACATCCAGACCGTGGGCGACGTTGTCGTCCTCAATCCCGACCTGCAGCTCTGCACCCTCGACGATGGCGCTGAAATCCGCATGGAATTCACCGTGTCGGGTGGCAAGGGCTATGTCGCTGCCGAGCACAACCGTCCGGAAGATGCGCCGATCGGCCTGATCCCGGTCGATAGCCTGTATTCGCCGGTTCGCAAGGTCAGCTACAAGGTCGAGAACACCCGTGAGGGCCAGATCCTCGACTACGACAAGCTTACCATGACCATCGAGACCAACGGCGCGCTGACGCCCGAGGACGCGGTTGCCTATTCGGCCCGCATCCTGCAGGACCAGCTCAATGTGTTCGTGAACTTCGAAGAGCCCCGCAAGGAAGTCGCTCAGGAAGTCATCCCGGATCTCGCTTTCAACCCGGCCTTCCTCAAGAAGGTCGACGAGCTCGAGCTCTCTGTGCGTTCGGCAAACTGCCTGAAGAACGACAACATCGTTTACATCGGCGACCTCGTTCAGAAGTCGGAAGCGGAAATGCTCCGTACCCCGAACTTCGGCCGCAAGTCGCTGAACGAAATCAAGGAAGTGCTGGCCCAGATGGGTCTGCATCTCGGCATGGAAGTGCCCGGTTGGCCGCCGGAGAATATCGACGAGCTGGCCAAGCGCTTCGAAGACCACTACTGA
- the rpsK gene encoding 30S ribosomal protein S11, with translation MAKEAGRVRRRERKNIASGVAHVNSSFNNTTITITDAQGNTIAWSSAGTMGFKGSRKSTPYAAQVAAEDASKKAQEHGMRTLEVEVGGPGSGRESALRALQAAGFTVTSIRDVTSVPHNGCRPRKRRRV, from the coding sequence ATGGCAAAGGAAGCCGGCCGCGTCCGTCGTCGCGAACGCAAAAACATCGCTTCGGGCGTCGCTCACGTGAACTCGTCGTTCAACAACACCACCATCACCATCACCGACGCGCAGGGCAACACGATTGCCTGGTCCTCGGCTGGCACGATGGGCTTCAAGGGCTCGCGCAAGTCGACCCCGTATGCTGCGCAGGTCGCTGCTGAAGACGCGTCCAAGAAGGCGCAGGAACACGGCATGCGCACCCTCGAAGTCGAGGTTGGCGGTCCGGGTTCGGGTCGTGAATCGGCGCTCCGCGCGCTGCAGGCCGCCGGCTTCACCGTCACCTCGATCCGCGACGTGACCTCGGTGCCGCATAACGGCTGCCGCCCGCGCAAGCGCCGTCGCGTTTAA
- the rpsM gene encoding 30S ribosomal protein S13, which yields MARIAGVNIPTNKRVLIALQYIHGIGQKNAADIIEKVKITPERRVNQLSDAEVLQIREVIDRDYLVEGDLRRETGMNIKRLMDLGCYRGLRHRRGLPVRGQRTHTNARTRKGPAKAIAGKKK from the coding sequence GTGGCCCGTATCGCCGGTGTAAACATCCCGACCAACAAGCGCGTCCTGATCGCGCTGCAGTACATTCATGGCATCGGCCAGAAGAACGCTGCCGACATCATCGAGAAGGTGAAGATCACCCCGGAGCGCCGCGTCAATCAGCTGAGCGACGCCGAAGTGCTCCAGATCCGCGAAGTCATCGACCGCGACTATCTGGTCGAGGGCGATCTCCGTCGTGAGACGGGCATGAACATCAAGCGTCTGATGGACCTCGGCTGCTATCGTGGCCTGCGTCATCGTCGCGGTCTGCCGGTTCGTGGCCAGCGCACGCATACCAATGCGCGCACCCGCAAGGGTCCGGCCAAGGCCATCGCAGGCAAGAAGAAGTAA
- a CDS encoding adenylate kinase, giving the protein MRLILLGPPGAGKGTQAQRLVARHGIVQLSTGDMLRAAVAAETEIGLKAKDIMAAGGLVPDEVVIGIISDRIEQADAANGFILDGFPRTVPQAEALDVLLKSKGLNLDAAVELRVNESALLERVETRVAEMMARGEAVRADDTPEVLSKRLAAYRASTEPLIDYYSEKRKLVTINGMMSIDEVTLEIDRVLAAIREDSGSAKPSRRAAKKAPAKKSAAPKKAAKAKSAKAPAKKAAKAPAKKAKTAKKTAKKVVKKAAKKAVKAPKKAAKAGSKVAKKAKTTKSTKKVVKKAAKTVKKAVKKAAKSVRKLAKKRAKR; this is encoded by the coding sequence ATGAGACTGATTCTTCTCGGGCCGCCGGGGGCGGGCAAGGGAACACAGGCACAGCGTCTCGTGGCGCGCCACGGGATCGTGCAGCTCTCCACGGGCGACATGCTCCGTGCAGCAGTGGCTGCCGAGACCGAGATCGGTCTCAAAGCGAAGGACATCATGGCCGCTGGCGGTCTGGTGCCCGACGAGGTGGTGATCGGAATCATTTCGGATCGCATCGAGCAGGCGGATGCCGCCAATGGCTTCATCCTCGACGGCTTCCCGCGCACCGTGCCGCAGGCCGAAGCGCTGGACGTGCTCTTGAAGTCCAAGGGTCTCAATCTCGACGCCGCTGTCGAACTGCGCGTCAATGAGAGCGCGCTGCTCGAGCGCGTGGAAACCCGTGTCGCCGAGATGATGGCGCGCGGCGAAGCCGTGCGTGCAGACGATACGCCGGAAGTGCTGTCGAAGCGCCTGGCTGCCTATCGTGCCTCCACCGAGCCGCTGATCGATTACTATTCTGAGAAGCGCAAGCTCGTGACCATCAATGGCATGATGTCCATCGATGAAGTGACGCTGGAAATTGACCGCGTGCTTGCCGCGATTCGCGAAGACAGTGGTTCGGCCAAGCCCTCTCGTAGGGCTGCCAAGAAGGCGCCGGCCAAGAAGTCGGCCGCGCCGAAGAAGGCCGCGAAGGCCAAATCGGCGAAGGCTCCAGCCAAGAAGGCTGCGAAGGCGCCGGCGAAGAAGGCCAAGACCGCTAAAAAGACCGCCAAGAAGGTGGTCAAGAAAGCTGCCAAAAAGGCCGTGAAGGCGCCGAAGAAGGCCGCGAAAGCGGGTTCCAAAGTGGCCAAAAAGGCCAAAACCACGAAATCCACCAAGAAAGTCGTCAAAAAGGCGGCCAAAACGGTGAAAAAGGCGGTCAAGAAGGCCGCCAAGTCGGTGCGAAAGCTCGCGAAAAAGCGAGCCAAGCGCTAA